A single window of Streptomyces globosus DNA harbors:
- a CDS encoding MFS transporter, with amino-acid sequence MTDRRTTLWRHADFRNLWLGLTASLFGSKVTAVALPLIAAVSLEATPFEMGVLVAAEGLPYLFISLFAGVWLDRSAKRPILILTDLVRAALLLLLPVGWAGGFLSFPLLLAVSLAIGACTVVSDIGSASYLPLLIDRKDLVEGNSKLELSSSASDIAGNAMGGGLLQMVSAPFAVIVNSVTYLVSAVFTALIRHREAKPAPAVPEAGGEAVVKPNMWREIAEGAQPVLRNPVVRTLVTATLVFNLFTLVIEPVFLIFVTRTLGVEPFYIGLIFASAGAGALVGALLAERASRLLGLGRAMVVSLGVAGLSALLIPLATQLPKTEASLLIVVMHFIDSAMIIIYNVNQRSLRSAVTPDHLQGRMNATIRMAVMGVTPVGALAGGFLGGAIGTQQTLVLGAIGVLLSGVVILLSGVRSVREIPDAEPVAV; translated from the coding sequence GTGACCGACAGGAGAACCACCCTGTGGCGGCACGCCGACTTCCGCAACCTGTGGCTCGGGCTGACCGCGTCCCTGTTCGGCTCGAAGGTCACCGCCGTGGCACTTCCGCTGATCGCCGCCGTCTCCCTGGAGGCCACGCCGTTCGAGATGGGCGTCCTGGTGGCGGCGGAGGGCCTGCCGTACCTGTTCATCAGCCTGTTCGCCGGGGTGTGGCTGGACCGCAGTGCGAAGCGGCCCATCCTCATCCTCACGGACCTGGTGCGGGCGGCGCTGCTGCTGCTCCTGCCCGTCGGCTGGGCGGGCGGCTTCCTCTCCTTCCCGCTGCTGCTCGCGGTGTCGCTGGCCATCGGCGCCTGCACGGTGGTCTCGGACATCGGCAGTGCCTCGTACCTGCCGCTGCTGATCGACCGCAAGGACCTCGTCGAGGGCAACAGCAAGCTGGAGCTGAGCAGCTCGGCGTCCGACATCGCGGGCAACGCGATGGGAGGCGGCCTGCTCCAGATGGTCTCCGCGCCCTTCGCGGTGATCGTCAACTCGGTCACGTACCTGGTCTCCGCCGTCTTCACGGCGCTGATCCGGCACCGTGAGGCCAAGCCCGCGCCGGCCGTCCCCGAGGCGGGGGGCGAAGCGGTGGTGAAGCCGAACATGTGGCGGGAGATCGCCGAGGGCGCGCAGCCGGTGCTGCGGAACCCGGTGGTGCGGACCCTGGTGACCGCCACCCTCGTCTTCAACCTCTTCACGCTGGTGATCGAGCCGGTGTTCCTGATCTTCGTCACCCGCACGCTGGGCGTGGAGCCCTTCTACATCGGCCTGATCTTCGCCTCGGCCGGGGCCGGCGCCCTGGTCGGCGCCCTGCTCGCCGAGCGGGCGAGCCGGCTGCTGGGCCTGGGGCGGGCGATGGTCGTCTCGCTGGGCGTCGCGGGTCTGTCGGCCCTGCTGATCCCGCTGGCCACGCAGCTTCCGAAGACGGAGGCCTCGCTGCTCATCGTGGTCATGCACTTCATCGACTCAGCCATGATCATCATCTACAACGTCAACCAGCGCAGCCTGCGGTCCGCGGTCACCCCGGACCACCTGCAGGGCCGGATGAACGCGACCATCCGGATGGCCGTGATGGGCGTGACCCCGGTCGGCGCCCTGGCCGGCGGCTTCCTCGGCGGTGCCATCGGCACCCAGCAGACCCTGGTGCTCGGCGCGATCGGCGTCCTGCTCTCCGGTGTCGTGATCCTTCTTTCCGGTGTCCGGTCGGTGCGGGAGATCCCCGACGCCGAACCCGTAGCGGTGTGA
- a CDS encoding argininosuccinate lyase produces MTNTLSGRISSGPSALLRDELLDPQFAYEAEHLLPYYVQIERTLVAEYARMRLISPGQAGELDGLLRGATREVITGQQQANMSDIAFALERHVENGLSAPVPAWHLDRSRNDLQACAQLMFARNRLIGAARSLLDFQTAARELAAATVDLPMPGYTHHQAAQIITPGFYLAAVSEHVQHTLRRLLATYDGIDACPLGAGAMSGQELPWDRDRMASLLGFRRAQPNALMSVASRGWALEITAEFGVLGVALSRFATDLLAWGSSEYGFIDLPDELSGISSAMPQKKNFPILERIRGRSSHLSSFHIDVTLGQRNTPYSNTVEVSKEAGAHVYQAFEALRSTTRLFTEVLRHLSFRTDRMAEVCEREFLGGFALANSLTLREEVPWRRAQVIAGRYIVAAVAAGRRPAEGDPELLRRAALDQGHELADPAATLGDAFDVGQALRRMRSSGSAHPDAVRTALGAQQEEHERLVQEWAERAAATARTTGEDGNGSAREPHGG; encoded by the coding sequence ATGACCAACACACTCTCCGGCCGCATATCCAGCGGTCCCAGCGCCCTCCTGCGGGACGAGCTGCTCGACCCGCAGTTCGCCTACGAGGCCGAGCACCTGCTCCCGTACTACGTGCAGATCGAGCGGACGCTCGTCGCCGAGTACGCGCGGATGCGGCTGATCTCCCCCGGGCAGGCGGGGGAGCTGGACGGCCTGCTCCGCGGCGCCACCCGCGAGGTCATCACGGGGCAGCAGCAGGCGAACATGTCCGACATCGCGTTCGCGCTGGAACGCCACGTGGAGAACGGCCTGTCCGCGCCCGTGCCGGCCTGGCACCTGGACCGCAGCCGCAACGACCTCCAGGCGTGCGCCCAGCTGATGTTCGCCCGCAACCGGCTGATCGGGGCGGCGCGCTCCCTGCTGGACTTCCAGACGGCCGCGCGGGAGCTGGCCGCGGCCACGGTCGACCTGCCGATGCCCGGCTACACCCACCACCAGGCCGCCCAGATCATCACGCCGGGCTTCTACCTGGCGGCGGTCTCGGAGCACGTGCAGCACACGCTGCGCCGGCTCCTGGCCACGTACGACGGGATCGACGCCTGCCCGCTGGGCGCGGGCGCCATGTCCGGCCAGGAGCTGCCCTGGGACCGGGACCGGATGGCCTCGCTGCTGGGGTTCCGGCGGGCCCAGCCGAACGCGCTGATGTCGGTGGCCTCCCGCGGCTGGGCCCTGGAGATCACCGCCGAGTTCGGGGTCCTGGGCGTGGCGCTGAGCCGGTTCGCCACGGACCTGCTCGCCTGGGGCAGCAGCGAGTACGGGTTCATCGACCTGCCCGACGAGCTGTCCGGCATCTCCTCGGCGATGCCGCAGAAGAAGAACTTCCCGATCCTGGAGCGCATCCGGGGCCGCAGCTCGCACCTGTCGTCCTTCCACATCGACGTGACGCTGGGCCAGCGCAACACGCCGTACTCCAACACCGTCGAGGTGTCCAAGGAGGCGGGTGCGCACGTCTACCAGGCGTTCGAGGCGCTGCGCAGCACGACGCGGCTGTTCACGGAGGTGCTGCGGCACCTGTCCTTCCGGACCGACCGGATGGCCGAGGTGTGCGAGCGGGAGTTCCTGGGCGGCTTCGCCCTCGCCAACTCGCTGACGCTGCGCGAGGAGGTGCCGTGGCGGCGGGCGCAGGTGATCGCCGGCCGGTACATCGTGGCGGCGGTCGCGGCGGGCCGCAGGCCCGCCGAGGGCGACCCGGAGCTGCTGCGCCGGGCCGCGCTGGACCAGGGCCACGAGCTGGCCGACCCGGCGGCCACGCTGGGCGACGCCTTCGACGTCGGCCAGGCGCTGCGCCGGATGCGGTCCAGCGGGTCGGCGCATCCGGACGCGGTGCGGACGGCGCTCGGGGCGCAGCAGGAGGAGCACGAGCGGCTCGTGCAGGAGTGGGCGGAGCGGGCGGCGGCGACCGCCCGGACGACGGGGGAGGACGGGAATGGAAGCGCACGCGAGCCCCATGGCGGCTGA
- a CDS encoding kinase: MEAHASPMAAEIDICGTGTAFGTFGELLQGVLPEGDRHFMVTFPVAGWSRAVFRHSPGREGFTVWPPHKRKAVRIAELALAAAGRTGGGSLELSSELPEGKGMASSSADLVATVRAVGAAVGRAFGAAEIESFMRRIEPTDGVMYDQIVAYHHREAELREELGMLPPLVIVGHDEGGQVDTIAHNRQSRRVGEAEKAEYAVLLDELCSAVRAGDLAAVGRVATRSAELNAAARSRRSLPELRRICAETGGLGVACAHSGTVLGILYAADDPELAARVGSALAACAELPGTTAVHRSLGRGDVWSASSMEVTVRETTVPARGASTESAWGA; the protein is encoded by the coding sequence ATGGAAGCGCACGCGAGCCCCATGGCGGCTGAGATCGACATCTGCGGCACCGGTACGGCGTTCGGCACGTTCGGCGAGCTGCTCCAGGGCGTGCTGCCGGAGGGAGACCGGCACTTCATGGTGACGTTCCCGGTCGCGGGGTGGAGCCGGGCGGTCTTCCGGCACTCCCCCGGCCGGGAGGGCTTCACCGTCTGGCCGCCGCACAAGCGCAAGGCGGTGCGGATCGCCGAGCTGGCGCTGGCCGCGGCCGGGCGGACCGGGGGCGGCTCGCTGGAGCTGAGCAGCGAGCTGCCCGAGGGCAAGGGCATGGCGAGCTCGTCGGCGGACCTGGTGGCCACGGTGCGCGCGGTGGGCGCGGCGGTGGGCAGGGCGTTCGGGGCGGCGGAGATCGAGTCCTTCATGCGGAGGATCGAGCCGACGGACGGGGTGATGTACGACCAGATCGTCGCCTACCACCACCGCGAGGCCGAACTCCGCGAGGAGCTGGGCATGCTGCCGCCGCTGGTGATCGTCGGGCACGACGAGGGCGGCCAGGTCGACACCATCGCGCACAACCGGCAGTCCCGCCGGGTCGGCGAGGCGGAGAAGGCGGAGTACGCCGTCCTGCTGGACGAGCTGTGCTCGGCCGTCCGCGCCGGCGACCTGGCGGCGGTGGGCCGGGTCGCCACCCGCAGCGCGGAGCTCAACGCGGCCGCCCGGTCGCGCCGGAGCCTGCCCGAACTCCGGCGGATCTGCGCGGAGACCGGCGGGCTCGGGGTGGCCTGTGCCCACAGCGGCACGGTGCTCGGCATCCTCTACGCCGCCGACGACCCGGAGCTGGCCGCCAGGGTCGGGTCCGCGCTGGCGGCGTGCGCCGAGCTGCCGGGGACGACGGCGGTGCACCGGTCGCTGGGCCGCGGGGACGTCTGGAGCGCCAGCTCCATGGAAGTGACGGTGCGGGAGACCACCGTGCCGGCTCGCGGGGCGAGCACCGAATCTGCCTGGGGGGCATGA
- a CDS encoding pyridoxal-phosphate dependent enzyme, whose translation MIFESMNDAVGNTPLVRLDVPASEGTQVYAKLELANAFGMKDRVARNIVSEARRLGVLRPGAPIVESSSGTMALGVALVGRSLGHPVHIVTDPRTDPTTLAKLRALGCEVHVVAAMADGGWQGARLDRLAELMRELPGAFWPQQYSNPDNPGAYRVLAAELLADLGPLDALVGAVGSGGSLCGTGRALRRSLPGLRVVGVDSVGSTLFDQPDVPGRLQSGLGNSLHPNNLDRTAIDEIHWLNDREAFAATRELAREQQIFAGNTSGSVYRVLRHLALTAEPGSRIVGIFPDRGDRYTETVYSDEHWAVHRLEELACSDAPVPVEYGTPVRSWSSAGLGGRPAGPRHLLFVEANTSGTGVQALGTAAGLGLTAVLLTSNPDRYAGAAETGCRIVVCDTNDASALRRTIQERFRREEIAGITTTSDFYVPAVAALAEWLGLPGNDEAAANRCRNKAELRRTLEAAGVPQPRFAVVTDAARAEEAAASVGLPCVVKPADDSGSNDVLLCSTAAEAAVHAARILAVETNVRGLPTARTVLVEEYLDAPEYSVEMFGDGGDAVCVGVTAKHLTGIPYFVEAGHDFPAPLQEAERAALVDAVTRALKAAGMRFGPTHTEVKLTARGPAVIEINPRLAGGMIPELIRLATGSDLLEQQIRAAAGLPVDLAARRSGHAGIRFLLADRPGTLASVDGTGEALAAEGVERVTVTAAAGRPVRPPQNAYDRLGHVIVRGDDAAQVAAALGAARQHITVRLDADASAK comes from the coding sequence ATGATCTTCGAATCGATGAACGACGCGGTCGGCAACACTCCGCTGGTCCGGCTGGACGTGCCCGCCTCCGAGGGCACGCAGGTGTACGCGAAGCTCGAACTCGCCAACGCCTTCGGGATGAAGGACCGGGTGGCCCGGAACATCGTCTCCGAGGCCCGCCGGCTGGGCGTGCTGCGGCCCGGCGCGCCGATCGTGGAGAGCTCCTCGGGCACGATGGCGCTCGGCGTCGCCCTGGTCGGACGCTCCCTCGGGCACCCGGTGCACATCGTCACCGACCCGCGGACCGATCCGACGACCCTGGCGAAGCTGCGCGCCCTGGGCTGCGAGGTCCACGTCGTCGCCGCCATGGCGGACGGCGGCTGGCAGGGGGCGCGGCTCGACCGGCTGGCCGAGCTGATGCGCGAACTGCCGGGCGCCTTCTGGCCGCAGCAGTACAGCAACCCCGACAACCCCGGCGCCTACCGGGTGCTCGCCGCGGAACTGCTGGCCGACCTCGGCCCGCTCGACGCCCTGGTCGGCGCGGTCGGCAGCGGCGGCTCGCTGTGCGGCACCGGCCGTGCCCTGCGGCGCAGCCTGCCCGGACTGCGGGTCGTCGGGGTGGACTCGGTCGGCAGCACGCTCTTCGACCAGCCGGACGTGCCCGGCCGGCTGCAGAGCGGCCTCGGCAACAGCCTCCACCCGAACAACCTGGACCGCACCGCGATCGACGAGATCCACTGGCTGAACGACCGCGAGGCGTTCGCCGCCACCCGCGAACTCGCCCGTGAGCAGCAGATCTTCGCCGGGAACACCTCCGGCTCCGTCTACCGGGTGCTGCGCCACCTGGCCCTGACGGCCGAGCCGGGCAGCCGGATCGTCGGCATCTTCCCCGACCGCGGCGACCGGTACACCGAGACCGTCTACAGCGACGAGCACTGGGCGGTGCACCGGCTGGAGGAGCTCGCCTGCTCCGACGCCCCGGTCCCCGTGGAGTACGGCACCCCCGTCCGCTCGTGGTCCTCCGCCGGCCTCGGCGGGCGGCCCGCCGGCCCCCGCCACCTGCTGTTCGTCGAGGCGAACACCAGCGGCACCGGCGTCCAGGCGCTGGGCACCGCGGCCGGGCTCGGCCTGACCGCCGTCCTGCTGACGAGCAATCCGGACCGGTACGCGGGGGCCGCGGAGACCGGCTGCCGGATCGTGGTGTGCGACACCAACGACGCCTCCGCCCTGCGCCGCACCATCCAGGAGCGGTTCCGGCGGGAGGAGATCGCCGGCATCACCACGACCAGCGACTTCTACGTGCCCGCCGTTGCCGCGCTGGCCGAGTGGCTGGGCCTGCCGGGCAACGACGAGGCGGCGGCGAACCGCTGCCGCAACAAGGCCGAGCTGCGGCGCACGCTGGAGGCGGCGGGGGTCCCCCAGCCCCGCTTCGCGGTCGTGACGGACGCCGCCCGCGCCGAGGAGGCCGCCGCCTCGGTGGGCCTGCCCTGTGTCGTCAAGCCCGCCGACGACTCGGGCTCCAACGACGTGCTGCTGTGCTCCACGGCCGCCGAGGCCGCCGTGCACGCCGCCCGCATCCTGGCCGTCGAGACCAATGTCCGCGGCCTGCCCACGGCCCGCACCGTGCTCGTCGAGGAGTACCTCGACGCCCCCGAGTACAGCGTCGAGATGTTCGGCGACGGCGGTGACGCCGTCTGCGTCGGCGTCACCGCCAAGCACCTCACCGGCATCCCGTACTTCGTCGAGGCGGGGCACGACTTCCCGGCGCCGCTCCAGGAGGCGGAGCGGGCCGCGCTGGTGGACGCCGTCACCCGGGCGCTGAAGGCGGCCGGCATGCGCTTCGGGCCGACGCACACCGAGGTCAAGCTGACCGCGCGGGGCCCGGCCGTCATCGAGATCAACCCGCGGCTCGCCGGCGGCATGATCCCCGAACTGATCAGGCTCGCCACCGGATCGGACCTGCTGGAGCAGCAGATCCGGGCCGCCGCCGGGCTCCCGGTGGACCTCGCCGCCCGCCGGTCCGGGCACGCCGGCATCCGGTTCCTGCTCGCCGACCGGCCCGGCACGCTCGCGTCCGTCGACGGCACCGGCGAGGCGCTGGCGGCCGAGGGAGTCGAGCGGGTGACCGTCACCGCGGCCGCGGGGCGGCCCGTACGCCCGCCGCAGAACGCGTACGACCGGCTCGGCCACGTCATCGTCCGCGGCGACGACGCCGCGCAGGTCGCGGCCGCCCTCGGGGCGGCCCGGCAGCACATCACCGTCCGGCTCGACGCCGACGCGTCCGCGAAGTAG
- a CDS encoding GntG family PLP-dependent aldolase, with protein MIELRSDTFTLPTPAMMRAMNDAPLGDDVYGEDPTVRLLEERSADLLGKQAACLMPSGTMANLASILVHAPRGSKMLVGAESDIYIYEAAGATVCGGVMYERIPNQPDGRLLLSDLRAGFPDDPEDEQFALPSLVCLENTQNRCGGVVLPQSYMKEVWEFAHENDVALHLDGARLFNAAVALGIPAAEIAQYADSVQFCLSKGLGAPIGSMVAGSEDFITEVRRARKMLGGGMRQAGIIAAAGLVALDGLDRLEEDHAHARRLAEGLAGIDGIETDPAAVQTNIVMFRVTDPRFTWQTFVEAAAYRGLSLAELGHGRLRAVTHNGVSAADIDKAVSIVRDVLTEDRTR; from the coding sequence ATGATCGAACTGCGCAGCGACACCTTCACCCTGCCCACTCCGGCGATGATGCGCGCGATGAACGACGCCCCGCTGGGGGACGACGTCTACGGCGAGGACCCGACCGTCCGCCTGCTGGAGGAGCGCTCCGCCGACCTGCTCGGCAAGCAGGCCGCCTGCCTGATGCCGAGCGGCACCATGGCCAACCTGGCCTCCATCCTGGTGCACGCGCCTCGCGGCTCGAAGATGCTGGTCGGTGCCGAGAGCGACATCTACATCTACGAGGCCGCCGGCGCGACCGTCTGCGGCGGCGTGATGTACGAGCGCATCCCCAACCAGCCCGACGGCCGGCTCCTGCTGTCCGACCTGCGCGCCGGATTCCCCGACGACCCCGAGGACGAGCAGTTCGCCCTGCCCTCCCTGGTCTGCCTGGAGAACACCCAGAACCGCTGCGGCGGCGTCGTGCTCCCGCAGAGCTACATGAAGGAGGTCTGGGAGTTCGCCCACGAGAACGACGTCGCCCTGCACCTGGACGGCGCCCGGCTGTTCAACGCCGCCGTCGCGCTCGGGATCCCGGCCGCGGAGATCGCCCAGTACGCCGACTCGGTGCAGTTCTGCCTCTCCAAGGGGCTCGGCGCGCCCATCGGCTCGATGGTGGCCGGCAGCGAGGACTTCATCACCGAGGTCCGCCGGGCCCGCAAGATGCTCGGCGGCGGCATGCGGCAGGCCGGCATCATCGCGGCCGCCGGCCTGGTCGCCCTGGACGGCCTGGACCGGCTGGAGGAGGACCACGCCCATGCCCGCCGGCTGGCCGAGGGCCTGGCCGGGATCGACGGCATCGAGACCGACCCCGCCGCCGTGCAGACCAACATCGTGATGTTCCGGGTCACCGACCCCCGCTTCACCTGGCAGACGTTCGTCGAGGCCGCGGCCTACCGCGGGCTGTCCCTGGCCGAGCTCGGGCACGGCAGGCTGCGCGCCGTCACGCACAACGGCGTGTCCGCGGCGGACATCGACAAGGCCGTCTCCATCGTCCGCGACGTACTGACCGAGGACCGGACCCGCTGA